The Caballeronia sp. SL2Y3 genome includes a window with the following:
- the fabD gene encoding ACP S-malonyltransferase translates to MKFAFVFPGQGSQSIGMLNAFADHAVVRETVQQASDALGQDLAKLIAEGPAEELNLTTNTQPVMLTAAYAIYRVWKKETGLTPALVAGHSLGEYTALVAAGALAFADAVPLVRFRAQAMQSAVPVGEGGMAAILGLDDDTVRAVCAESASAGVVEAVNFNAPSQVVIAGAKAAVEKACEVAKAKGAKRALPLPVSAPFHSSLLKPASDQLRDYLANVRIEPPRIPLINNIDVAKVSDPAAIKDALVRQAAGPVRWVECVQAMAREGVTHVIECGPGKVLAGLTKRIDGNLVGGAVFDPASLEETRKLIAG, encoded by the coding sequence ATGAAATTTGCGTTCGTTTTCCCGGGCCAAGGCTCGCAATCGATCGGTATGCTCAACGCATTCGCCGATCACGCCGTGGTGCGCGAGACGGTGCAGCAGGCATCGGATGCGCTCGGGCAAGATCTCGCCAAGCTGATCGCCGAAGGCCCGGCCGAAGAGCTCAATCTGACGACGAACACTCAGCCGGTCATGCTCACGGCGGCGTACGCCATCTACCGCGTGTGGAAAAAGGAAACCGGCCTTACGCCCGCGCTGGTCGCGGGTCACAGCCTCGGCGAATACACGGCGCTGGTCGCGGCCGGCGCGCTCGCATTCGCGGACGCCGTGCCGCTCGTGCGCTTTCGCGCGCAGGCGATGCAAAGCGCGGTGCCGGTCGGCGAGGGCGGCATGGCGGCGATTCTCGGTCTCGACGACGACACCGTGCGCGCGGTGTGCGCAGAGAGCGCGTCCGCGGGCGTCGTGGAAGCGGTGAACTTCAATGCGCCGTCGCAAGTGGTGATCGCGGGCGCAAAGGCGGCGGTCGAAAAGGCCTGCGAAGTGGCCAAGGCGAAGGGCGCAAAGCGCGCGTTGCCGCTGCCGGTTTCCGCGCCGTTCCACTCGTCGCTGCTGAAGCCCGCATCGGACCAATTGCGCGACTATCTCGCGAATGTCCGCATCGAGCCGCCGCGTATTCCGCTGATCAATAACATCGACGTCGCGAAGGTCTCGGACCCCGCCGCGATCAAGGACGCGCTCGTGCGTCAGGCCGCGGGTCCCGTGCGCTGGGTCGAGTGCGTGCAGGCGATGGCGCGCGAGGGCGTCACGCATGTGATCGAATGCGGTCCGGGCAAAGTGCTCGCGGGGCTCACCAAGCGAATCGACGGCAATCTGGTCGGCGGCGCGGTGTTCGACCCCGCCTCGCTCGAGGAAACGCGCAAACTGATCGCTGGATAA
- a CDS encoding beta-ketoacyl-ACP synthase III, whose product MAQSNLYARVLGTGSYLPSERITNQALADRLSQQGVETSDEWIVARTGIHARHFAAPDQTTSDLALIASQKAIAAAGIDPQSIDLIIVATSTPDFVFPSTACLLQNKLGIKNNGAAFDVQAVCSGFAYGMATADSFIRSGMHRTALVVGAETFSRILDFKDRTTCVLFGDGAGAVVLQASEEPGVLASALHADGSYADILCTPGNVNGGVVSGSAFLHMDGQAVFKLAVNVLEKVAIEALQKAHLTPQEIDWLIPHQANIRIMQSTCRKLHLPQERMVVTVGDHGNTSAASIPLALDVAVRDGRIKRGQNVLIEGVGGGFTWGASVFRY is encoded by the coding sequence ATGGCTCAATCCAATCTCTACGCTCGCGTGCTCGGCACTGGCAGCTATCTGCCCTCCGAGCGCATCACGAATCAGGCATTGGCGGACCGTCTCTCGCAGCAAGGCGTCGAGACGAGCGACGAATGGATCGTCGCGCGCACGGGCATTCACGCGCGGCACTTTGCGGCTCCCGATCAGACCACGAGCGATCTCGCGCTCATCGCTTCGCAAAAGGCCATCGCGGCGGCGGGCATCGATCCGCAGTCGATCGACCTCATCATCGTCGCCACGTCGACGCCCGACTTCGTGTTTCCGAGCACCGCGTGCCTCTTGCAAAACAAGCTGGGCATCAAGAACAACGGCGCGGCGTTCGACGTGCAGGCCGTGTGCTCGGGCTTCGCGTACGGCATGGCGACGGCGGACAGCTTCATTCGTAGCGGCATGCATCGCACGGCGCTCGTCGTCGGCGCGGAGACCTTCTCGCGCATTCTCGACTTCAAGGACCGCACGACCTGCGTGCTGTTCGGCGACGGCGCGGGCGCGGTCGTGCTTCAGGCGTCCGAAGAGCCGGGCGTGCTCGCGAGCGCGCTCCACGCGGACGGCAGCTACGCGGACATTCTTTGCACGCCGGGCAACGTGAACGGCGGCGTCGTGAGCGGCAGCGCGTTCCTGCACATGGACGGCCAGGCGGTGTTCAAGCTCGCCGTCAACGTGTTGGAAAAGGTCGCGATCGAAGCCCTGCAGAAGGCGCATCTCACGCCGCAGGAAATCGACTGGCTCATTCCGCATCAGGCGAACATCCGCATCATGCAGAGCACCTGCCGCAAGCTGCACTTGCCGCAGGAACGCATGGTGGTGACGGTCGGCGACCACGGCAATACCTCGGCGGCGTCGATTCCGCTCGCGCTCGACGTCGCGGTGCGCGACGGCCGCATCAAGCGCGGACAGAACGTGCTGATCGAAGGCGTCGGCGGCGGCTTCACGTGGGGCGCATCGGTCTTCCGCTACTGA
- the plsX gene encoding phosphate acyltransferase PlsX: MTVKITIDCMGGDHGPAVTVPAAVNFVRSHPDAHLMLVGIEQAIRAQLKKSKALDEPRLAVVPATEVVAMDDPVEVALRKKKDSSMRVALNLVKEGEAQTCISAGNTGALMAVSRYVLKTLAGIERPAIAFAMPSQKGYTTVLDLGANVDCEPEHLLQFAEMGHALVSAIEGRERPTIGLLNIGEEVIKGNETIKRAGELLRASTLNFYGNVEGNDIYKGTTDVVVCDGFVGNVALKTSEGLAKMLSDMIKEEFTRSLSSKLMALVAMPVLKRFRKRVDPAQYNGAALLGLRGLVIKSHGSAEAYGFEWAIKRGYDAVKNGVLERLVRAMEENALSAQDAGASAPAADAPADALALQPHSSPNPSPNPPDASGTAQHTKA; the protein is encoded by the coding sequence ATGACCGTAAAGATAACCATTGACTGCATGGGAGGCGACCACGGTCCGGCCGTGACCGTTCCCGCCGCTGTCAATTTCGTGCGCTCGCATCCCGACGCGCACCTGATGCTCGTCGGCATCGAACAGGCGATCCGCGCCCAGCTGAAAAAGTCGAAGGCGCTCGACGAGCCGCGCCTGGCCGTCGTTCCAGCAACCGAAGTCGTCGCCATGGACGACCCGGTCGAAGTCGCGCTGCGCAAGAAAAAAGATTCGTCGATGCGCGTGGCGCTCAACCTCGTGAAAGAAGGCGAGGCGCAGACCTGCATTTCCGCGGGCAATACCGGCGCGCTCATGGCCGTGTCGCGCTACGTGCTCAAGACGCTCGCCGGCATCGAGCGGCCGGCCATCGCCTTTGCGATGCCGAGCCAGAAGGGCTATACGACCGTGCTGGATCTCGGCGCGAACGTCGATTGCGAGCCCGAGCATCTGCTGCAGTTCGCCGAAATGGGCCACGCGCTCGTGTCCGCGATCGAAGGCCGCGAGCGGCCGACCATCGGGCTGCTCAACATCGGTGAAGAAGTCATCAAGGGCAACGAAACGATCAAGCGCGCGGGCGAGCTGCTGCGCGCGAGCACGCTCAACTTCTACGGCAACGTGGAAGGCAACGACATCTACAAAGGCACGACCGATGTCGTCGTCTGCGACGGCTTCGTCGGCAATGTCGCGCTGAAAACGTCGGAAGGGCTCGCCAAGATGCTCTCCGACATGATCAAGGAAGAGTTCACGCGCTCGCTTTCGAGCAAGCTGATGGCGCTCGTCGCCATGCCGGTGCTCAAGCGGTTCAGAAAGCGCGTCGATCCGGCGCAATACAACGGCGCGGCGCTCCTCGGCCTGCGCGGGCTCGTGATCAAAAGTCACGGCTCGGCGGAAGCGTACGGTTTTGAGTGGGCGATCAAACGCGGGTATGATGCCGTCAAAAATGGCGTGCTCGAACGCCTCGTGCGCGCGATGGAGGAAAATGCGCTGTCCGCGCAAGATGCGGGCGCGAGCGCCCCGGCTGCCGATGCGCCCGCCGACGCGCTCGCGCTTCAGCCGCATTCCTCGCCCAACCCCTCGCCTAACCCGCCGGACGCGTCCGGCACCGCGCAACACACGAAGGCATAA
- the rpmF gene encoding 50S ribosomal protein L32, with amino-acid sequence MAVQQNKKSPSKRGMHRSHDFLPTAPLAVEPSTGEAHLRHHVSPNGYYRGKKVVKTKND; translated from the coding sequence ATGGCAGTTCAGCAAAACAAGAAGTCGCCGTCCAAGCGCGGCATGCACCGTTCCCACGACTTCCTCCCGACGGCGCCGCTGGCTGTCGAGCCGAGCACGGGCGAAGCGCATCTGCGTCACCACGTGAGCCCGAACGGCTACTATCGTGGCAAGAAAGTCGTCAAGACGAAGAACGACTAA
- a CDS encoding DUF177 domain-containing protein: protein MTQNPGKPASLADLRALDLYDFAENKRQAAGALRTSQMPRMLAEVPADAPEDDTVFTWQGEGSTQPELQDDGTEAPQPYLRLAVHGSVWLTCQRCLSPYSQHLDVDATYRIVATEEEADEYPLDEDEIEVIVGSRQFDLIDLIEEELLLSLPLVPKHSVCPEVHESLLAGSAEDDAEEGGEEAEKPNPFAVLEKLKTSGPDDKKH from the coding sequence ATGACTCAGAATCCTGGCAAACCTGCGAGCCTCGCTGATCTGCGCGCGCTCGACCTTTACGATTTCGCCGAGAACAAGCGGCAGGCAGCGGGCGCGTTGCGTACGTCGCAAATGCCGCGCATGTTAGCCGAAGTACCGGCGGACGCGCCAGAGGACGACACGGTCTTCACCTGGCAGGGCGAGGGCTCGACCCAGCCGGAATTGCAGGACGACGGCACGGAAGCGCCGCAGCCGTATCTGCGCCTCGCGGTGCACGGTTCGGTGTGGCTCACGTGCCAGCGCTGTCTTTCGCCGTACTCGCAGCATCTCGACGTCGACGCGACGTATCGGATCGTCGCGACGGAGGAAGAAGCAGACGAGTATCCGCTCGACGAAGATGAAATCGAAGTGATCGTCGGCTCGCGCCAGTTTGATCTCATCGACTTGATCGAAGAAGAGCTGTTGCTGTCCTTGCCGCTCGTGCCGAAGCACAGCGTCTGTCCCGAAGTGCATGAAAGCCTGCTCGCAGGCAGCGCCGAGGACGACGCCGAAGAAGGCGGCGAGGAAGCCGAGAAACCGAATCCGTTTGCCGTTCTGGAAAAGCTCAAGACGAGCGGTCCGGACGACAAGAAGCATTGA
- a CDS encoding Maf-like protein yields MSIPQAPRLVLASSSPYRRELLQRLRLPFDVVSPDIDETPLEGETPEITAVRLSIAKARAAAERMTDAAGALVIGSDQVATFDGLQLGKPGTHDNAVEQLRSMRGRSVEFHSALALFDTRTGDVQSADIVTRVRFRDYSDAEIEAYLRAETPYDCAGSAKSEGLGIALLDAIDSDDPTALIGLPLIALTKMLRAAGFPVLGAA; encoded by the coding sequence ATGTCGATTCCTCAAGCGCCGCGCCTCGTGCTGGCGTCCAGTTCGCCGTATCGGCGCGAGTTGCTGCAGCGCCTGCGCCTTCCGTTCGACGTCGTTTCGCCCGATATCGACGAAACCCCGCTCGAAGGCGAAACGCCTGAAATCACCGCCGTGCGGCTTTCGATCGCGAAGGCGCGCGCCGCCGCCGAGCGCATGACGGACGCGGCGGGCGCGCTCGTGATCGGCTCCGATCAGGTCGCGACCTTCGATGGCCTTCAGCTCGGCAAGCCGGGCACGCACGACAACGCCGTCGAACAGCTTCGGTCGATGCGTGGCCGCAGCGTCGAATTCCACTCGGCGCTCGCCCTCTTCGACACGCGCACGGGCGACGTGCAATCCGCCGACATCGTCACGCGCGTGCGCTTTCGCGATTATTCCGACGCCGAAATCGAAGCCTACTTGCGCGCCGAAACGCCTTACGACTGCGCGGGAAGCGCCAAATCCGAGGGTCTGGGCATCGCGCTCCTGGATGCGATCGACTCGGACGACCCGACAGCGCTCATCGGCCTGCCGCTCATCGCGCTGACGAAGATGCTCCGCGCCGCCGGCTTCCCTGTTCTGGGGGCGGCATGA
- a CDS encoding SAM-dependent methyltransferase, with amino-acid sequence MSGVLYLIPNTLGEGDAAALASVLPEPVRAQAAALGYYIGENAKTTRAFLKKVGTDRPIQEIEIRELNVNTPRAELDRLLAPILAGTDAGLVSEAGCPAVADPGALLVRRAHERGVKVVPFVGPSSILLALMASGMNGQSFAFNGYLPVDAAERGKRLRELEQLSRKANQTQIFIETPYRNRAMLDTLVAACAPSTLICVAVDLTLPGEKIVTRTAADWKKHAAPDLHKRPAIFLLLAS; translated from the coding sequence ATGAGCGGCGTTCTCTATTTGATCCCGAACACGCTCGGCGAAGGCGACGCCGCCGCGCTCGCGTCCGTGCTTCCGGAGCCGGTGCGCGCGCAGGCTGCGGCGCTCGGTTATTACATCGGCGAAAACGCGAAGACCACCCGGGCGTTTCTGAAGAAAGTCGGCACCGACCGGCCGATTCAGGAAATCGAGATACGCGAGCTGAACGTGAACACGCCGCGCGCCGAACTCGACCGGCTTCTTGCGCCGATCCTCGCGGGCACCGACGCGGGCCTCGTTTCAGAAGCGGGCTGCCCCGCCGTCGCCGATCCCGGCGCGCTGCTGGTGCGGCGGGCGCACGAGCGCGGCGTGAAAGTGGTGCCGTTCGTCGGTCCGAGTTCGATTCTGCTCGCGCTGATGGCCTCGGGCATGAACGGCCAGAGCTTCGCGTTCAACGGCTATCTGCCGGTGGATGCCGCGGAACGCGGCAAGCGCCTGCGCGAGCTCGAACAGCTGTCGCGCAAGGCGAATCAGACGCAGATTTTCATCGAAACGCCGTACCGCAACCGCGCGATGCTCGACACGCTCGTCGCGGCCTGCGCGCCTTCGACGCTGATCTGCGTGGCCGTGGACCTGACGCTGCCGGGCGAAAAAATCGTCACGCGCACGGCGGCGGACTGGAAAAAGCACGCCGCGCCGGACCTGCACAAGCGCCCGGCCATTTTTCTGCTGCTCGCGTCGTAA
- a CDS encoding S49 family peptidase: MSDNLSPNPRGNDNWERDALERIALAAIREQRAARRWRIFFRFVFLAVLALIAWGVFDFTGDHVAKSSKHTALIDLQGEISANSDASADNIDGALQSAFEDDGTAGVILRINSPGGSPVQAGIINREIRRLRAKYPKTPLYVVVDDMCASGGYYVAAAADRIYVDRASIVGSIGVLMDGFGFTGLMDKLGIQRRMHTSGANKGAFDPFSPETPQMTAHAQDMLDEIHTQFIDAVKQGRGKRLKDDPDLFSGMFWTGEKSVQLGLADGFGDANYVAREIIKEPDIVDYTQKESISERVVRRFGASVGDAAVRALTLGGKVQLR; the protein is encoded by the coding sequence ATGTCCGATAACCTTTCGCCCAACCCGCGCGGCAACGACAACTGGGAACGCGACGCGCTGGAACGCATCGCGCTTGCCGCGATTCGCGAGCAACGCGCGGCGCGCCGCTGGCGCATCTTTTTCCGCTTCGTCTTCCTCGCGGTGCTCGCGCTGATCGCGTGGGGCGTGTTCGATTTCACCGGCGATCACGTCGCCAAGTCCAGCAAGCACACGGCGCTGATCGATCTTCAGGGCGAAATCTCCGCGAACAGCGACGCGAGCGCCGACAACATCGACGGCGCGCTGCAAAGCGCGTTCGAAGACGATGGCACGGCGGGCGTGATCCTGCGCATCAACAGTCCGGGCGGCAGTCCGGTGCAGGCGGGCATCATCAATCGCGAGATTCGCCGGCTACGCGCGAAGTATCCGAAGACGCCGCTCTACGTTGTCGTCGACGACATGTGCGCCTCAGGCGGCTATTACGTCGCGGCGGCGGCGGACCGCATTTACGTGGATCGCGCGAGCATCGTCGGGTCGATCGGCGTGCTGATGGACGGCTTCGGCTTCACCGGCCTGATGGACAAGCTCGGCATCCAGCGGCGCATGCACACGTCGGGCGCGAACAAGGGCGCGTTCGATCCGTTCTCGCCCGAAACGCCGCAGATGACCGCGCACGCGCAGGACATGCTCGACGAGATTCACACGCAGTTCATCGACGCGGTGAAACAGGGACGCGGCAAGCGCCTGAAGGACGATCCGGATCTCTTCTCCGGCATGTTCTGGACGGGCGAGAAGAGCGTGCAACTCGGCTTGGCGGACGGCTTCGGCGACGCGAACTACGTGGCGCGCGAGATCATCAAAGAGCCGGATATCGTCGATTACACGCAAAAGGAAAGCATCAGCGAGCGCGTGGTGCGGCGCTTCGGCGCCTCCGTGGGCGATGCCGCCGTGCGCGCGCTGACGCTCGGCGGCAAGGTGCAGTTGCGCTGA
- a CDS encoding Rieske 2Fe-2S domain-containing protein produces the protein MSEPTLEAVRVCASDQLVDGGAGVRLGAQDASGEAVVFFVRYDGKPYGYLNRCAHVPMELDWAEGQFFESSGLYLMCATHGAIYEPDTGKCVGGPCRGARLRPVAVEERETPEGRAVFWLPDDALRPA, from the coding sequence ATGAGCGAGCCGACACTGGAAGCGGTGCGCGTCTGCGCATCGGACCAACTGGTCGATGGCGGCGCGGGCGTGCGGCTCGGCGCGCAGGACGCGAGCGGCGAGGCGGTGGTTTTCTTCGTCCGCTACGACGGCAAGCCGTATGGCTACCTGAACCGCTGCGCGCACGTGCCGATGGAACTCGACTGGGCCGAGGGCCAGTTCTTCGAAAGCTCGGGCCTATACTTGATGTGCGCGACGCACGGCGCGATCTACGAGCCCGACACCGGCAAGTGCGTCGGCGGCCCGTGCCGCGGCGCGCGGCTTCGGCCTGTCGCGGTCGAGGAGCGCGAGACGCCGGAAGGCCGCGCGGTGTTCTGGCTCCCCGACGACGCGCTTCGCCCCGCCTGA
- a CDS encoding HAD-IA family hydrolase, translated as MARQQFDLIVFDWDGTLMDSTVHITRSIQAACRDLGLPVPADESASYVIGLGLKDALQICAPTLDTKDYPRLAERYRFHFLTMGQQTELFAGVRELLQELRDEGYFLAVATGKSRVGLNRALDQSRLTSVFDGTRCADETFSKPHPAMLQELTRELGQDLSRTLMIGDTTHDLQMAINAGAAGVGVAYGAHPANSLTALQPRFCADSVASLAGWLREHA; from the coding sequence ATGGCGCGGCAGCAATTCGATCTGATCGTTTTCGACTGGGACGGCACGCTCATGGATTCGACCGTCCATATCACGCGGAGCATTCAGGCGGCGTGCCGCGATCTCGGCTTGCCCGTGCCCGCCGACGAATCCGCGAGCTACGTGATCGGCCTGGGTCTCAAGGACGCGCTGCAAATCTGCGCGCCGACGCTCGACACGAAGGACTATCCGCGCCTCGCGGAGCGGTATCGCTTCCACTTTCTGACGATGGGCCAGCAAACCGAACTCTTCGCGGGCGTGCGCGAGCTGCTGCAGGAATTGCGCGACGAAGGCTATTTTCTGGCGGTGGCGACGGGCAAGAGCCGCGTCGGGCTGAACCGCGCGCTGGATCAGTCGCGCTTGACGAGCGTTTTCGACGGCACGCGCTGCGCCGACGAAACTTTCTCGAAGCCGCACCCCGCGATGCTTCAGGAACTCACGCGCGAACTCGGGCAGGACCTGTCCCGCACGCTGATGATCGGCGACACCACGCACGACCTGCAAATGGCGATCAACGCGGGCGCGGCGGGCGTGGGCGTCGCATACGGCGCGCATCCGGCGAATTCGCTCACCGCGTTGCAGCCGCGTTTTTGCGCGGATAGCGTCGCGTCGCTGGCCGGCTGGCTGCGGGAGCACGCATGA
- a CDS encoding RluA family pseudouridine synthase, protein MNELGKTSHKQVASERTSMIEVDETAAGQRIDNFLLRVCKGVPKSHIYRILRSGEVRVNKGRIDAAYRLELGDVVRVPPIRIAQADEAPVSSNAPAAEFPILFEDEHLIVIDKPSGVAVHGGSGVAFGVIEQLRNARPQAKFLELVHRLDRETSGVLMLAKKRAALVNLHEQIRENRVDKRYYALGHGDWPSDWGRRRIVKAPLHKYVAADGERRVRVQENGLASHTVFNLIERWPDYAWVEAELKTGRTHQIRVHMQSIGLPIAGDAKYGDFALNKELARPSAMPSLKRMFLHAYRLKITHPATGAPLQFEAPLPAECKRFIEQLKNRET, encoded by the coding sequence ATGAATGAGTTAGGCAAAACATCCCATAAACAAGTTGCAAGCGAGCGCACGTCGATGATCGAAGTCGATGAAACCGCTGCCGGACAGCGCATCGACAACTTCCTTCTGCGCGTCTGCAAGGGCGTGCCCAAGAGCCATATTTACCGGATTCTCCGCAGCGGCGAAGTGCGCGTGAACAAGGGTCGCATCGACGCCGCGTACCGGCTGGAACTGGGCGATGTCGTGCGCGTGCCGCCGATTCGCATCGCGCAGGCCGACGAAGCGCCCGTCTCGTCGAATGCACCTGCCGCCGAATTTCCGATTCTTTTCGAAGACGAGCACCTGATCGTCATCGACAAGCCGTCGGGCGTCGCGGTGCACGGGGGCAGCGGCGTGGCGTTCGGCGTCATCGAGCAACTTCGCAATGCGCGGCCGCAGGCGAAGTTTCTGGAACTGGTGCATCGGCTGGACCGGGAGACGTCCGGCGTGCTCATGCTCGCCAAAAAACGTGCGGCGCTCGTCAATCTGCACGAGCAGATTCGCGAGAATCGCGTGGACAAGCGGTATTACGCGCTCGGACACGGCGACTGGCCGAGCGACTGGGGCCGGCGGCGCATCGTGAAGGCGCCGCTGCATAAATACGTGGCGGCGGACGGCGAGCGGCGCGTGCGCGTTCAGGAAAACGGGCTGGCGTCGCATACGGTGTTCAACTTGATCGAACGCTGGCCGGATTACGCGTGGGTCGAAGCGGAACTCAAGACCGGCCGCACGCACCAGATTCGCGTGCACATGCAGAGCATCGGCCTGCCGATTGCGGGCGACGCGAAATACGGCGACTTCGCGCTGAACAAGGAACTCGCGCGGCCGAGCGCGATGCCTTCGCTCAAGCGCATGTTTTTGCACGCCTATCGGCTGAAAATCACGCATCCCGCGACGGGCGCGCCGCTGCAGTTCGAAGCGCCGCTGCCCGCCGAGTGCAAGCGCTTCATCGAACAACTCAAAAACCGAGAGACATAA